The following proteins come from a genomic window of Salvia hispanica cultivar TCC Black 2014 chromosome 4, UniMelb_Shisp_WGS_1.0, whole genome shotgun sequence:
- the LOC125220727 gene encoding uncharacterized protein LOC125220727 translates to MPSMKPRRNAWHKCSGSRQQRRRRGSLARYDVGCLSPREHDVAHERLFADYFAENPRWGPNVFHRRFRMSRDLFLRIVHTLEGRDEYFQYREDGIGRPGLTALQKCTVASRQLAYGSTADMFDEYLHVEDTTGRECLKKFCKLVVEAFGDTYLRRPTADDCQSLVRMHETVHGFPGMLGSINSGSNNDINVLNSSTLFVDQCMGRGPAIQFIANGRTHHMGPNPNQESARKDVERAFGVLQSRWVIVKGPARFWYKEVIADVMYACIIMHNMIVEQERGHVTNWVDDEAGSSSSTTNAPCRSRITDWLRCGSTATGVNAQPTRPYSAHDRHG, encoded by the exons ATGCCGTCAATGAAGCCAAGGCGGAATGCTTGGCACAAATGCAGCGGGAGCAGGCAACAGCGGCGGAGGCGCGGGTCCCTTGCCCGATACGACGTCGGATGTTTGTCCCCCCGCGAGCACGACGTAGCGCACGAACGTCTGTTCGCAGATTATTTTGCCGAGAATCCAAGGTGGGGCCCGAATGTTTTTCACCGCCGCTTTAGAATGAGCCGAGATCTTTTTCTTCGTATTGTGCACACGTTGGAGGGCCGTGATGAGTACTTCCAGTATCGGGAAGACGGGATCGGCAGACCCGGACTTACGGCGTTGCagaagtgcacggttgcgaGCCGCCAGTTGGCCTATGGCTCAACAgcggatatgttcgacgagtaccttcacGTCGAGGATACAACTGGCCGCGAATGTCTGAAGAAATTTTGTAAGTTAGTTGTGGAGGCTTTTGGCGACACATATTTGCGACGCCCGACTGCTGACGATTGCCAGAGCCTGGTGCGGATGCACGAGACGGTGCACGGCTTCCCTGGGATGCTAGGGAGCATCAACT CCGGGTcaaacaacgacatcaacgtcctcaactcgtccacCCTATTCGTCGATCAGTGCATGGGTCGCGGTCCGGCCATTCAGTTCATCGCCAACGGCCGCACAcatcatatggg ACCGAACCCTAACCAGGAGTCCGCgcggaaggatgtggagcgggcttttggggtgctccaatcgcggtgGGTGATCGTGAAAGGTCCGGCGCGTTTCTGGTACAAGGAAGTCATCGCCGacgtcatgtatgcgtgcatcatcatgcataacatgatagtcgaacaagAACGTGGACATGTCACCAATTGGGTGGATGATGAAGCCGGATCTAGCTCCAGCACGACGAACGCGCCCTGTCGCTCGAGGATTACCGACTGGCTTCGGTGCGGTTCTACAGCGACAGGAGTCAATGCGCAGCCAACAAGACCATACTCAGCTCATGACCGACATGGTTAG